In the Gossypium arboreum isolate Shixiya-1 chromosome 10, ASM2569848v2, whole genome shotgun sequence genome, one interval contains:
- the LOC108453856 gene encoding auxin response factor 1, with protein MAFPASEIPSAEQQADDPLYRELWHACAGPLVTLPRVGERVYYFPQGHMEQLEASMHQGLEHQMPSFDLPSKILCKVASVQRKAEPDTDEVYAQITLVPEVDQSEVMSPDDPLQEPERCIVHSFCKTLTASDTSTHGGFSVLRRHADDCLPPLDMTQQPPWQELIATDLHGNEWHFRHIFRGQPRRHLLTTGWSVFVSSKKLVAGDAFIFLRGANGELRVGVRRLMRQQANMPSSVISSHSMHLGVLATASHALSTRSMFSIFYKPRTSLSEFIVSVNKFLEAQSHKLSVGMRFKMRFEGEEVPERRFSGTIVGVEDNKSSAWADSEWRSLKVQWDEPSSIIRPDRVSPWELEPLVATSNSSISQPAQRNKRARPPVLPSPSSDLSSLGIWKSPVESPFSYCDAQRGHPSPKLSSTAKPNSVGFSRNSSLAAVSSSSMYWPNRVENVTESVAPVVNKESSERKQGTGNGCRLFGIQLLDKINMEENSPVATISGTGVDDQPLHSLDANSDQQSDPSNLNQSDLPSISCEPEKCLRSPQESQSKQIRSCTKVHMQGMAVGRAVDLTRFDCYEDLLKKLEYMFDIKGQLCGSTKNWQVVYTDDEDDMMMVGDDPWNEFCSMVRKIFIYTSEEVRKLSPKIKLPVNDDDDDSKATKAGVDTVINPEDRSSIVGQGC; from the exons ATGGCTTTTCCGGCATCAGAAATTCCATCTGCTGAACAACAAGCAG ATGATCCTTTATATCGTGAACTATGGCATGCCTGTGCTGGACCTCTTGTCACACTTCCTCGTGTAGGGGAGCGTGTTTATTACTTCCCACAAGGTCACATGGAACAA CTTGAGGCATCAATGCATCAAGGGTTAGAACACCAAATGCCTTCATTCGATCTGCCATCTAAAATACTTTGCAAAGTGGCTTCTGTTCAGCGTAAG GCTGAACCTGATACAGATGAAGTTTATGCCCAAATAACCCTGGTACCTGAAGTAGAT CAAAGTGAGGTTATGAGCCCAGATGATCCACTTCAAGAACCTGAAAGGTGCATAGTCCATTCATTTTGCAAGACTCTTACTGCTTCCGACACAAGCACCCATGGTGGATTCTCAGTTTTGCGCCGGCATGCAGATGATTGTCTGCCCCCGCTG GACATGACACAGCAGCCACCATGGCAGGAACTGATTGCAACTGATCTGCATGGAAATGAATGGCATTTTCGGCATATTTTTCGAG GACAACCTAGGCGCCACTTGCTCACTACTGGGTGGAGTGTCTTTGTTAGTTCCAAAAAGCTAGTAGCTGGAGATGCTTTCATATTCCTGAG GGGTGCTAATGGGGAGCTGCGTGTTGGAGTGAGGAGGCTTATGAGACAACAGGCAAATATGCCTTCTTCTGTTATATCTAGTCATAGCATGCATCTTGGGGTGCTTGCCACTGCATCTCATGCCCTTTCTACGCGAAGTATGTTTTCCATCTTCTACAAGCCCAG AACAAGTTTGTCTGAGTTCATAGTGAGTGTAAACAAATTTCTTGAAGCTCAAAGCCATAAGCTATCAGTTGGGATGAGGTTCAAAATGAGATTTGAGGGTGAAGAGGTACCTGAAAGAAG ATTCAGTGGCACAATTGTTGGTGTTGAGGATAATAAATCATCTGCATGGGCTGATTCTGAGTGGAGATCTCTCAAG GTTCAATGGGATGAACCTTCATCCATCATACGTCCTGATAGGGTGTCCCCATGGGAATTAGAGCCTCTTGTTGCAACTAGTAACTCTTCCATCTCACAACCTGCACAAAGGAACAAGCGGGCTAGGCCACCCGTTCTACCTTCACCATCTTCAGATCTTTCTTCACTTG GTATATGGAAATCACCAGTTGAATCTCCTTTCTCGTATTGTGATGCACAACGTGGGCACCCATCACCTAAATTATCCTCCACTGCAAAGCCTAATTCTGTTGGCTTTAGTAGGAATAGCTCCCTGGCTGCAGTTTCTAGCAGCTCAATGTATTGGCCTAACCGAGTTGAGAATGTTACAGAATCTGTTGCACCAGTTGTGAACAAAGAATCTAGTGAAAGAAAGCAGGGAACTGGGAATGGCTGCAGACTTTTTGGTATTCAGTTACTTGACAAAATAAACATGGAAGAAAATTCACCTGTGGCTACAATTTCTGGGACTGGTGTGGATGACCAGCCACTTCATTCACTAGATGCTAATTCTGACCAGCAATCTGATCCATCAAATCTTAATCAGTCTGATCTTCCTTCTATAAGTTGTGAACCTGAGAAGTGCCTGAGATCTCCTCAGGAGTCACAGAGCAAGCAAATTCGGAGCTGCACAAAG GTTCACATGCAAGGTATGGCAGTTGGAAGGGCTGTTGATTTGACACGATTCGACTGTTATGAGGATTTGCTAAAGAAGCTGGAATACATGTTTGACATTAAAGGTCAGCTTTGTGGATCAACAAAGAATTGGCAAGTTGTCTATACCGATGATGAAGATGACATGATGATGGTTGGGGATGATCCCTGGAA TGAGTTTTGCAGCATGGTGAGGAAAATTTTTATCTATACATCAGAGGAAGTCCGGAAGTTATCACCTAAGATAAAACTTCCggtgaatgatgatgatgatgatagcaAAGCAACCAAGGCTGGGGTTGACACAGTTATCAACCCTGAAGATCGTTCATCGATCGTTGGTCAAGGGTGCTAA
- the LOC108473752 gene encoding uncharacterized protein LOC108473752 encodes MASYEALYGRKCCTLLCSTELGKCWVLGPKLVFETEDKVRLIQDRLKATYDRQKSYTDLKRQDIENSVGDFVFLKLELALELDRIHDAFHILILRWHPSDPSHVFSIEEIEVRPNLTFEEEPVQIPDRDVNVLRTKSTPLVNIIWWNHVFGTNVYLLQWLSVLGVLSVLGVCV; translated from the exons ATGGCatcttacgaggctttatatggtcgtaagtgttgtACTCTGTTATGTTCGACTGAGTTGGGTAAGTGTTGGGTTTTGGGTCCTAAGTTGGTTTTTGAGACCGAAgataaggttagactgattcAGGATCGTCTGAAGGCGACTtatgatagacagaaatcttatacaGATCTGAAGAGGCAGGATATAGAGAACTCTGTAGGGGActttgtgtttcttaag ttggagttagCTCTAGAGTTAGACCGTATCCATGATGCCTTTCATATTTTGATATTGAGGTGGCATCCGTCGGATCCATCTCATGTTTTCTCGATTGAGGAAATCGAGGTTAGGCCGAACTTGACTTTTGAAGAGGAGCCTGTTCAGATTCCGGATCGAGATGTTAACGTTCTGAGGACGAAATCCACTCCTCTAGTGAATATTATTTGGTGGAATCATG TTTTTGGCACAaatgtgtatttgcttcagtggttaagtgttcttggTGTGTTAAGTGTTCTtggtgtgtgtgtgtga